The following proteins are co-located in the Cryptococcus neoformans var. grubii H99 chromosome 1, complete sequence genome:
- a CDS encoding 8-amino-7-oxononanoate synthase, with protein MTQLDDRLDNFLRGRRHKGRFRSLKEYDTSPHSGLTDFSSNDYLSLTSSESLRSAYLERLANSPQILGSTGSRLLSGCSPAHSALENRLSTIFNSPSALLFNSGWDANVSFFATVPQASDWVICDELVHASVHSGLRSSRVPPEKRVIFPHNSPEGLEKVLQQIAQNSSSGHDSTVFLALESLYSMDGDMAPLPLLLDIFEQYVPRTRQCVVVDEAHSTGVYGEHGKGLVYALGEEGGWPPGDGNRRGKSRVDVRLMTFGKAVGCSGAVLLCSPTVRTFLINFARPFIFSTAMPHSTVIALQCVWDLLLGSEGNKRRESLMAIVAYIHSHLNDLLRNTPADLLRLPPNPATAFTSYIPPHDTQSVSSSPLSPILGLLTPTPHTLSAFLLEKGFIVRPVVPPTVPPGAERVRICLRAGMDKKIINQLMAALREWVENKMNPCVMRAKL; from the exons ATGACTCAGCTCGATGATCGTTTGGACAATTTCctgcgaggaagaaggcataAAGGCCGATTCAGGAGTCTCAAAGAATACGATACATCACCGCACTCTGGTCTTACAGATTTT TCGTCAAATGACTATCTCTCATTGACTTCCTCTGAATCACTGCGTTCCGCGTATCTTGAGCGGCTTGCCAACAGTCCCCAAATACTCGGCTCGACCGGCTCTCGACTTCTCAGTGGCTGCAGTCCTGCCCATTCTGCCCTGGAAAATCGTCTATCAACTATCTTCAATTCTCCATCTGCGCTCCTTTTCAATTCAGGATGGGATGCCAATGTGTCCTTTTTTGCCACGGTTCCCCAAGCGTCGGATTGGGTCATTTGTGATGAGCTAGTCCACGCGTCCGTTCATTCGGGCCTAAGATCATCAAGGGTACCTCcagagaagagagtgatTTTCCCTCATAATAGCCCAGAGGGATTGGAGAAAGTGCTACAACAAATTGCTCAAAATTCAAGCTCTGGGCACGATTCCACCGTATTTCTGGCGCTGGAAAGTCTGTATTCGATGGATGGGGATATGgctccccttcctctcctgcTGGACATTTTCGAGCAATACGTGCCGAGGACTAGGCAATGTGTTGTAGTAGACGAGGCGCATTCAACTGGTGTTTACGGCGAGCATGGTAAAGGTCTGGTCTATGCCTtaggggaggaaggaggatggcCACCAGGAGATGGCAATAGAAGGGGAAAGTCAAGGGTGGATGTGAGGTTGATGACTTTTGGCAAAGCGGTTGGGTGTTCTGGAG CGGTTTTACTATGCTCGCCTACCGTCCGGACCTTCCTTATCAACTTTGCTCGGCCCTTTATTTTCTCCACCGCTATGCCTCATTCAACAGTAATCGCACTTCAATGTGTCTGGGACCTGTTGCTCGGCTCAGAAGGGAATAAG CGTCGTGAGAGCCTTATGGCTATCGTTGCTTATATTCATTCCCACTTGAATGATCTGTTACGAAATACTCCGGCTGATCTTTTGCGACTTCCCCCGAACCCTGCTACCGCCTTCACATCTTATATTCCCCCTCATGACACTCAGAGCGTATCATCTAGCCCGTTATCCCCTATCTTGGGGTTACTGACCCCGACGCCGCATACTCTATCGGCATTCCTTCTGGAGAAAGGTTTCATTGTGAGGCCAGTTGTACCGCCCACTGTACCTCCAGGGGCCGAGCGCGTTCGTATATGTCTTCGCGCAGGCATGGACAAGAAGATCATCAATCAACTGATGGCTGCTTTAAGAGAATGGGTGGAGAACAAAATGAATCCTTGCGTTATGAGAGCAAAACTATGA